Genomic window (Roseivirga sp. 4D4):
AATCTCGAAGTTTTTTGATTCTTGGATTTGACATTACCTCATAGACACGTTTAGCGGCTATAGAAGGAGCTACAGTGTCTAAGAAGGAGAGATAAGCTTTGAGTAGTTTCATTAGAGAAGAACTAATTGCCTAAAGCTAATAATCAAAAGCGTAAGACAATTGTTCTTGAGCGTATAAGCCATTAAGAGATCATAGTGCTCAAGTGCTCTTCCAACCCATTGAAAACGGAACCCCAGCCGTTATAGATGCCCATTTGCTCTTGTTGCTTGCAATATTCCTCTGTAGGATGTACCACTTTAAAAGTAAAATGGGTTTTATCGCCATTGGCCTTTAGGAGTACGTGCAATTCAACGCCTTCGGTCATTGGTCTGAAATTGGCCGTAGTCACAATCTTTTCCACGGGTACTATTTCTGTATAAGCACCATCTGAGATAAATTCATTGCCATTGGGCATATCCATAGAGAATTTCCAACTGCCACCTACGGTGAAATTGTGTTCTATAATTTTCATCTCCATGCCTTTTGGCGCCCACCATTTGGCAATGTGATCGGGTTGAGTCCATGCTTCCCATACTAAGGATACGGGTGCGGAAAGTGTTCTTTCCATTGTGATCGTTCTGCTTTCCAGTTCGTTGTTGCTCATTGTTTCTTTCTTTTAGTATTGAGTTCGTTTACATATTCTTCGAAGGAATCAAGTCTGTCTTCCCATAGTTTTCTATACTGATCGATCCACATGAATGCCGGTACTAATTCACTTGGCTTTATTTGGAAGTACCTTTCTCTGCCTTTCTGTTCTACTTGAACCAATCCACATTCCTGAAGGATTTTCAAGTGTTTGGAAATTGCAGGTCGACTGACGTCAAACTTTTCTGCTACACGATTGGCAGTCAGTTTATCTTTTGATAACAGGTCGATAATATCCCTTCTAACAGGATCGGCAATTGCTTGAAAAACATCTCTTCTCATCTAAATAGTAACCGTTTGGTTACAAATATATGTGTAACTATTTGGTTACGCAAATTATTTCGATTTTCCGTTTATCAAGTATTTGACATTCAAAGCCAAATGAGGGCTTTTCACCAATGATAAAATCATTAAATTCATTTTTTAGGCCCACTAGGACCTCCTTATAGACAAAAAATATCCTATGATGAAAAAGCTATTAACCATTGCCTTTGCTTGTTTGAGTTCAGTTTTGCTGGCACAGAATGATGTGTATTTTGCATCTACGCCTGCTTTGAATCCCGATGGTTCAGAGATTATCTTTTCCTATGATGGAGACTTATGGAAGGTGAATGCGGAAGGAGGAACAGCAACCCGGCTAACGGCAATGGCAGGTCAAGAGTCCTACCCAAGAGTGAGTCCCGATGGCAAATGGATTGCCTTTTCTTCTGCCCAATTTGGCAATACGGATCTATATGTAATGCCTTATGAAGGTGGAGAGATTGAGCGACTCACTTTTCATTCATCGGCAGACCAAATGGAGGCTTGGTCATGGGATAGTAAGACGATCTATTTTCGATCTGGCAGATATAATAGCCGTGCTGCCTATAGCATTGACAGAAAAGGTGGAACACCTCAGCGCATTTTCGATCACTACTTTAACTGGCCACATAACTTAGCCATTCATCCTGATGGTGATATCTACTTTAATGAAAGTTGGGAAAGCAGTAATCAGGTGGCTCGGAAACGTTATAAAGGCGCATTTAATCCAGATATTAAATCTTATAACCTTAAGAATGGAAGCTTCAAAAAGCACACTTCTTATGAGGGGAAAGATATGTGGGCTACCATTGATAGGAGTGGTAATGTCTACTTTGTCTCAGATCAGTCCAACGGAGAGTATAACCTATATGGCCTTGAAAATGATCAATCAGTACGGTTGACGAATTTCAATACCTCCATCAAGACTCCGCAAGTGAATGCCAATGGCGGTAAAGTGGTTTTTGAAAAAGACTATCAGCTTTTCGTATATGATGTCAGTAGTAAGCGTAGCCGAAAGGTGTCAATCAACGTCTTTCAGAATAGCACTTTAGCCCAAGAAAGAGACTTTAAGACCAAAGGGAATGTTTCTGTTTTCGATATTTCAGGTGATGAGAAGAAGATGGCTTTTGTATCTCGTGGTGAGCTTTTCGTTTCAGACATCAGTGGTAAATTCATCAAGCAATTAAGGACCAATGCCAAGGAAAGAGTTATCGAAGTCAAATGGTTGAAAGACAATAAGACATTGCTCTTCACACAAACGGTCAATGGCTACACTAACCTCTACACCATTGACGCTGCAGACGGTTCTAATGAGAAACAACTCACTAATGACGATCAGTCAAATCGGAATTTGGAAATGAATGCTGACAAGACCCATGCGGTCTATCTCAGTGGTACTCAAGAAGTGAGATTGCTCGATTTAGCCAATATGGAGAGTGAAACTATTGCTAATCAAGAATTATGGGGTCTTTATAACCCGCTACCAAGATTCTCTCCTGATGGTCAGTATATCGCATTTACAGCTAAGAACGACTTCGAAGAGGATATCTATATCTACCATATTGCCACTAAATCATTGACCAATTATACCAAGACAGGTGTTACCGAGACGAGTCCTTTCTGGGGGCCAGATGGCAAGTACTTATACTTTGTTTCGAATCGCACGGAACCAAGCTATCCCTTCGGCTTACAGGATGGTCGTGTATATCGTGTCCCATTGGCCAGACAGGATCGTCCTTATAAGTCTACCAAGCTTGACGCCATTTTTGATGAGGATAAAAAGGAGAAAGACACGGTTATTGTATCCATTGATTTTAGTCAGGATTTAATGCGCTCACTACAAAGGATCAGTCCAAATTTCGGATCCCAATCGAATCCTTACGTGATCAAATCGGGTGATAAAACACACATCATCTATTCGTCTAATCACGATGAAAACCAACGCTCCTTATGGATGACCACGATTAGTCCCTTCGAAAGAAATAAGACAGAGAAAATAGCCGGTAGTGGTCGAGCGGGTGGCAACATCATTAAAGTAAAGAAGAACTATTACATTAATAATGCTGGGAAGATCAGCAAACTAAACCCTGGTTCTAAAAAGCTCACGGCTATTGAGACCGACTTCACTTTCCGTAGATCGATGCGCAATGAGTTTGAACAGATCTATTACGAAACCTGGGCGGGGGTAGAAGAAAACTTCTATAATGAAACCTTCCATGGACAGGATTGGGCCAAACTGAAAACTCAGTATGCGGCATTTCTTCCGCACCTAAAGTCTCGTTCTGAATTACGTGTTTTACTCAATGACCTTTTAGGAGAACTCAACTCTTCTCATATGGGCTTTAGCTCCTTCGGTTCTGAAGAGAACACTTTCTACAGGACGAATAGTCTCAACTTAGGAGTACTATTCTCTGATAATGCGCCTTATACAATTGAAAGAGTTGTGAGTGAGGGGCCAGCGGATTATGCGGAGATGAATTTGCAGTCAGGTGATCAAATATTGGCTATTAATGGAGAGACTATTGATCCAAAAGTGAATAGAGAGTATTATCTGTCAAAGCCATCAATTGACGATGAGGTAACGCTAACGATCAAGCGCGGTAAGGAAACCCTTGAGGTAAAAGTTCATCCTTCCAGTAGTGGCCTAATGCGTGTGAACTTATATGATGAATGGATCGCTGACAATCAAAGCAAAGTTGATGCGGCTACTGACGAGAAAGTGGCTTATGTGCACATGAAGAATATGGGTGGAGGTTCGTTGCAACAATTCTTGATTGAGATGACTTCGGAAGCCTATAACCGCGATGGTTTGATTTTGGACCTACGCTACAACACCGGTGGAAATGTGCATGATGAAGTGTTGAAGTTCCTTTCTCGGACACCTTACCTTCAATGGAAGTACAGAGAAGGTAAGTTGACCACTCAAGCAAATTTTGGAGCTGGAGCCAAGCCAATGGTGCTGCTCATCAATGAACAAAGCCTAAGTGATGCGGAAATGACCGCTCAAGGCTTCAAAGAGTTGGGTTTAGGAACTATCATCGGAACTGAAACCTACCGATGGATCATCTTTACAAGTGGTGCCGGATTGGTGGATGGATCGTTCTACAGACTGCCATCATGGGGCTGCTATACACTTGACGGAAAGAACCTAGAGAAAGTTGGTGTTGCCCCTGACATCTTTGTTGAAACCGATTTTAGTGATAGAGTCAATGGGAGAGACCCACAGCTTGACAGAGCCATTCAAGAGGTGATGAAACAGTTGGGCAATTGATGAGCTATATTTCTTTCAATTCAATGTAAGTGAACTGCCTTTGAACTATACATGAGGCAGTCTTAGTCCTATGAATGGGCGTATGAGAGGTTAGCGGTTGTTATTCCCCAGCCTCTCTTACTTCTTGAATTCCATCGAGAATCCAGGGCATAAGCTCTGAAACGGTTGGATGAACTAAAACTACCTTTCGGTACTGTCTGCATGGTATTTGAGAATGTATAATGGTGGCAAACATATTAATGATTTCATCACCACCAACTCCCAGAATAGAGGCGCCCAGAATTAAATCCGTTTCCGCATCTACTAATAATTTTGCAAAGCCTTTAGTCTCGCCCATTTCTTTGGCTCGGCTTATCCGATCCATCGGCCTGGTGGCTTTCAATATTTTTCTGCCTGTGGCAACGGCTTCCTTTTCTGTCATGCCGACCCTACCCAGTGGTGGGTCAGTGAATAATCCATAGATGACATTTCTGGTATCGAGCGTTCGATCACCACCGAACAGTTTGTCCAATACAATCTCGGCATCGTTCACTGCAGTATGGGTAAACCCACCATGACCATTGACATCACCTAGGGCATAAACGCCCTTTACATCAGTTTCGCAATACTGATCGACTGTTATATACCCTCGGTCGTTTGTTTTGATTCCTGTATTTTCAAGAGCTAAGGTATCACTATTGGGAAGCCTACCTGCCGCCACTAATAACTGATCTCCAACAAGGGATTTTGACTCATCATTGAGCTCAATGATTACTTCTTTCTTATTCCCATCTTGACTGACTTTGACAGTGTTTGCCCCACAATAAACATCAATTCCCTCTTCTTCAAGAATGTCTTGTACGGCATCAGCAACGTCTTCATCTTCTTTTGGCATAAGATGCCCACTCCGTTGAACAATACTCACCTTGGCTCCGAAGCGCCTAAAAACCTGAGCAAATTCAACTCCGATATATCCGCCACCGATTACTATGAGGTGTTTTGGAACCTCTTCGAGATCCAGCAGCCCGGCACTATCCAGCCAATTGACTTGATCAAGTCCTTTAATAGGCGGGGCTGAAGGTCTGGTGCCTACATTGATGTAGATCTTGTCAGCTGTGTAAGTCTTACCATTTACCGCTACTTCTTTTTCACCGGTGAAGGTTGCTCTTCCGATGATGAGGTCTACGTTGGGTGTGTTATTCATCCATGATGATAGGCCGTTGCTACCCCCATTACGAATGCGATTCATGCGCTCTCTTACTTTGGAATAGTCCAGGGTAAGGTTTTCAGCATTGAAGCCATAAAAGTTTCCTCTTTTAGCTTGGTGATAGGCCTTAGCTGAGGCCACTAGGGTCTTGGTAGGTGTACAGCCATAGTTGACGCAACTTCCACCGACCTTATCTGCTTCAATAACACCGATTGAAGCCTTAGTAGGTATTAATTTCCCGAGTAATGTACCTGTGGCTTGGCCAGTTCCAATGATAAGGTGATCAAAGTGCTTCATGTAGGTAAGATTGGCTTGAGAAGAAAGATAGCCAAGATTTTCTGCCTATACATATACTCACCTCAAAACCTGATTACCTAGTTGATACAGTTGTAACTGTTAGAGTAGTCATTCTGGAATGACTACTCTAACAACCTTGCTACTTCTCCATACTGGCGTAGATCTTTCTCCATTCTGAGGCATCATAGATCAGGTGAGATTCTTGTATAATCCCACCTTCCAGACGGAACCACTCTGTCGCAACATTGGATTCAACACCGGGTATAGAAGATTTAAAAATATACATGGCAGCTACCCAATCATCCGTTTCAGCTACACGCAGTACCTCTACTCCTGTTAAAACTTTTCCTATTTCTTGGGCTAAGGCAATGAATTCCACTTTGGATTTAAGTGCTACCATTGGATTTTTAAAATGATAGTCTTCGGCCAGTAGGGCTAAAGATTCGTGGATCTTTTCAGTTTCATTAAACCCATTTAAAAATTTTTCAACTACTTCTCGATTTGTCATTTTCTTTTGATTAGTCTGTGAATAGATGTTGCCAGACAACGTTATAATTGCTATGAGCAGAATACCGCTTACTTTCTTCATAATTCATTTTTATTGATGAATCAAAGCTCGGTGATGTGCAGATCAAAAATCTTGGTGCATACCAAGAAGTCAGATGTGAATCCTATTAATCAGCTTGCTGAAGTTGGTAGGGTCAATGCGCAGATAGGAAGCAAGATCCTTTTGCGGGATCAATTGAAGTAGGTGAGGGCTTCTGCTCACAAATTCCTTAAACCGATCTTCCATGCTTAGGGCCATTATTTCATGTTGCCGCTGTATGACGCCATTAAGAAAGAACTCAACTGTCTTTCTGAAGAGTGTTTCGACTTCCCTATGATTCTCCAAGAAACTACTATGCTGTTCAAAGGAGATTCTAAGAAAGTGACTTTCAGTTAGTGACTCTAGGTAATATCGAGAGGGCGTTTGGGTAAAGAATGATTCTGGGATCCCGCTGAAAGAAGGAGCATAGGCGAATGCTATTACATGTTCTTTGTCTTCATGCATGTAATAAGACTTTTGAATGCCCTCGATTACATAATAAAGATACTTCTCCGTTTGTCCTGGTACTGTAATCGTCTGTTTCTTAGAAACCTCGTGCTCGTTCCAAAGCGAAACGTATTGATGGAGTGTAGCTTCACTTACTGGGTGTATTTGATTAAGGAAAGATTTGAATGAATCCATTGGCATGCCTATGTATGGACGGGTTAATGTTGAATAGGTTATTCGTTGGCTTGAAATTTCTTTTTTGACTATTCTTTCATTATTCGCTCTATGATATCGGCATAAGCTATTTCGATAAGAGAACTGATTTTTTCATCATCGTATTGCCGATCGGGAAAAAGCTTGATATGCCTCATTCGCTTTCCATTACCCTCAAGAAGCCCAGATTCATTGGGGAACTCAGCACCATAGAAGAAACCCAGATTTACATGCGCTTTGTAAGCATTGACATAGGCAAAGGGAGCGCCTTCGACACAACCAGTAGGGTGACCATCATGGAAAATAACCTTCGCCATGTCGCCTGCATTCCTAATGGCATTAAACCATTTTACTACTATGTCCTGCAGGTCTGGTGCTTTCTGATCAAGCCATTCGTTGAAGTCAATGTCTTGAATGTCATTGCCTGTAAACCGAAGTAATGCTGTCATTTTAGATTCAAGATTGCTAAAAGTGCTCCAAACATAAAAGATTCTACTTCATTTTAAACTGTTGTTTTTCCAAAAGCCTTTCGGCTACTATGCTGCAGGAATAAGAATCAGAAAAGTATGTAATGCCACAGAATCGCAAAGAAGTTGTCTTTTGGTAGTGTATTGAGAGCGGTAGGGGTTAATCCATTAGGCTTACCCTACAGCTCTCCTGAATTGCTTTTATAATTTATCTTCACGAATACTTTTATGAGCGTTACCACCTTGTAAGATGCGCTCGAATGAAATGGTATTGTGGTTATTTCTCGTATTCTATTTTATGAATTTTCCAGGTGAAATTAGCGGCAGGTGTTTTTACCAGAACTTCGTCACCTTCCTGTTTTTTGAGTAAGGCCTGGGCTATGGGGGAGTCGATGGAGATATAGTCTTTCATACCGATGAGTTCTTCGTAACCCACGATGCGCAATCGTTTTTTTAGCCCCTTATTGTTCTCAATTTCCACCCAAGCACCAAACATTACTTTTCCTTCCTGGTGGGGGTGGTATTCAATCACTTTGAAGTTGTCAATACACCTTCTCAGGTAGAGGAGGCGGCTGTCAATCTCCCTAAGACGCCTTTTGTTATAATGATAATCAGCATTTTCTGACCGGTCGCCCAAACTCGCAGCCCATGAAACCTTCCTTGTAGTTTCAGGGCGCTCTACACGCCAGAGATGATCGAGTTCATCTTTTAGCTTTTCCATCCCTTCTGGGGTGATCATGGGAGTTCGCATAGTTTGATAAATTAATTCAGTTGAGCTCTGAATCCGCGAATATAGTCATGATTAGCCCAGTATTTGCAATCCTCAATTTGATGAACTCACAAAAGACAAAAACGGCCCAGGAAGATCTGAAGCCGTTATAACACTTGTTCTGTATTTGTCTTTGAGGCTTCTTAGTTCGGTGAATTCAAACCAATTCTGTTTCCTTCTGAGTCAAGAAATAGGGCGAAAAACCCGCTCTCATCTGCGTGAGCGGTTTTTGGAAGAATGATTTTACCACCATTCGGTTCAACTTTGTCAAGGACGGTTTGGAGGTTGTTGCCGGCATTGAGATAAATGGTCACACCATTTGTTGAGGGGGTGTAGCCTTCACCCTTGATGATGACCGCATTGACCACTTGTTCTTGATAGGGGAATACGCCAAGTTCCATCCCAGGGATTTCCATTTGTTCTACACTGATATCTAATATTTTCTCATAAAAGTTGCTGGCTCTGGAAATATCTGTGGCCGGGATTTCAAAAAGGGAGATATAACTGTTCATATCCATTTGATTTTTTTCGTTTACCGAGTGTTGCTTGTTTGATAGGTAGAAGCCAAATATTGATATGGCGAGTACAAGAATGGTGTTTGTCGATGGCCTTTTCATTGTGATGGTAATAATGTGTCCAAATTATAATACCGTAGTTTATGGGAATTGTAAAAATGCGACAGTAGGGTCTATTTGTAGAATAGGGTAGATAATTCCATATGCTTATTTCCTAAAAACTCCTTTGGAGTCGTTCCGATAAACTCTTTGAAGTCCTTGACAAAATGTGCCTGATCAAAGCATTCACTTTCATAGGCAATGTTGGTAAGGCTTTCTTCCTCATTCAGTATCATTTTCAATGCTGTGTGTAGTCGTAATACCTTACCCAACTGCTTAGGGCTAATACCTATCTGCTTTCTGAAATCTCTCTCCAGTTTCCTTCTTTGCTTCAGGTTGTCCTTCAAGATTTGATTGATTGGTGTATTGCCATTGGTTTCCATTAATGCATCTACGGTGGTCATTACCAGATTTTCAATGGTTGTATTTTGATTCAATCTGTCTAAAAGAAACTCCTCAATCACTGCAATGCGTTCCTGGGTATTTGCCGCATGAATGATCTTCTCCTCCAAAGTGTCAGCGGCTGCCTTTCCAAATAGTGTTTCAAGAGGTGTTTCAATATCCACCAACTCCTGCAGAGATGAACCCACAAAATTTGCAAAGCCATAAGGATAAAAACAGATCGCAAATGAGTCGACATCTCCCACAGGCTCTATGAAATAGGACTTTGTTCTTTGCCCCATAATCATCGCATTGGGGTGGAGGAGGTAGTCATCTTCGGACACATATCTTTTGATCTTATCCTTTAGGTTAAAGGTCATCTCAATGCAACCATCCGGGATGATCTTTTGCTTCTCATTATTTGGGTCAAAAGGCACTTGAAGTGTCCAATAAAACTTCACTAATGCACTTAGATCGGGATGAGGTTCAAAGGTCTGATAGTTCATGTTATGAATTCAGTTTAAAGTTCAGTTGATTGCCATCACACTCTAGCAGGTCATCTTTAAGTTCTCTTAAAATATTGGATATAAAGTAGGATGGTAAGTATTTCGACCTATCGAGAGACCTGTCTCTGTCATATTTTGTTAACCCTTTCTACGCCTCCTTCTTTTTTCCTTCTTGGTTTCCTTTGTGGGAGTGTCTTCTATAAGGCTAAAGAGTACTGGCAACTGCATTTGAGTATACGCGGGCTTCCCGTCTCGCCTCGCGGGTATAAAGTTTGGGGCATTCGCGACTACTCTTACAGCTTCGTCTTTACAACCACCACCAAGATGGTTGAGTGCATTTACAGCATCAATACTACCATCTTTATTGACTACAAACACTACGTTAACCCTACCTTCGATTCCTATCTCTTTAGCTTCTTGAGGGTATTGTAATGCCTGACGTACATATTCGTAAAAGGCAGACATCCCTCCGGGAAAATTCGGTTTTTGATATGACTCACCCTCGGATTGTGATTCCTCATTGATTTCAATTTTTAGGGCGTCCCACTTGTCGGCAAGCTGCATTTTACCATACCATTTTTCAGCCTCATTGTAAACGTCTTTGGCAAGGTTTGAATAGGTCAGGCTGCTATCGGGTTGCATGATTGCTAGTTGCTCATAACTCTCACTGGCCATCTTGTATGTTGCCAAACGCGTATATGCATATTCGGCCATAATCGAATCGTAGTAAGTGACGACATAATTATAGTCTCTATCCAGGAACTGTTGTTTTGCATTTTCAAAGCGTTTTATAGATCTGATCTGCTGTGGAGTCAGTTCCTTTTCCTGCGCAAAAGATGTACTGCAGATGATAAGGGATGTCAAAGTGATCAGAAAGGATTTCATAAAAAATATCTAACCTTAAGTATAAGTGTCGTGGCGGAAAAATGCAATTATATTGAGTATGTCAAGATACCGAGTTAATGCAATAAGGGGCAAGATGGCGGCTTAGCTGGTATTGATGATTACTGTTCCCGACAACTTGCTTTATTTCTTCAGTTGCTTTAATCGGCTAATAGCGTTTTGATTTCCTGAGTTTAACTCCAAAGATTTTTCAAAGCTTTCGATCGCCTTTTGATCGTCACCCATAAATAAATATCCCTCTGCCAAACTATCATAGAGGTTGGAAGAATTGGGGTATAGCTGAGTTGCTAGTAAAAACACGTTTATTCCCTGCTGTGATCTGTTTGGGTTGAAAACCAGTTGCAATCCAAGGGTGTTTAAATTACCTTCTGGTATCTTGAAGGAGGGATGTTCTCTGGTTGTAGAGGTATAGAGTTCGGGGAGGTTTTTATAGTTCTGAGCGAATGCCAAATCGTTAAAATTCCTAAAATCAAATACCTTCTCTTTTGGGGCTTTAGTCTTATGACTTAGCAGGCGATCGGTTAATCCATTCGCGCTTGGTTTGTTCTCAATATACTTTAATGCCTTGTCACCTTCATTTAGTATTGCCTCTAAAAAGTTTAGCGTGTATTTGGCAAGCCAATGATAGGATACCATTATTTCCGAATCGGCTTTATCCTGTCTCGTATCTCTATCGGCAAAGAGGACTCCCAATGTACTGAAATGGCTATGAGTAAGATTGTGAAACTTTAATTGATATGCCTGGCTATTTGTAATGCTATCAAATAGTTGGAATTTCCAGTTAAGTTCAGAGTCAACCTTGTCTTCTTTTAAAACTGCGTCAGGAATGTCTTTCTGAGCCATATGGATATAGGGCACATCTATATGTTGCGGACCGAAAAAGTTTGACTGGGTTAATGTTCCATATTGATATCTTTCAGAGCCATCAAGACTGACAATGGCTTTTACTTTGTCATTGCGGTTTTGAACAATGATGTTCGCCAAGCCCCCAAAGCTAAAGCCCATAATTGCGATTCTATCATTATCCGCTATCGAAATTTTACCCGCTTCGTTCATTAGAAATTCTACATCTCTCGCTTGGGTCTCCATTTCCATTGCATCGTTGTTACTGAACCAGCGGGTCTTAGTGCCTCGGCTGGGACTCGATATGACTACAAAACCATGACTTGCTAAATACTCACAAAGCGCAAAGTTTTCAATGGACGATGCCTGAAAGCTTGGTGAGTAAATCACCACAGGGAATTTTCCTTTTGAGAACCCTGGGGTATTATAAGCTTTGGTTTTTTCAGAAAGGTGTTTTTGGTTAGCGGGGGTATTAGCATAGTAAAACCAGTTTAAGATTTGTTCATTGGGTAGGTGTTCCCATTCCTCTTCTTCTGCAAGAATTTTCATATAGTCCAAAACCAGCAATGGCTCTTGACTGCTCGATTTTTGTTCTGACGGATACCATATACTAACAGGGATGGGTCTATCTATTTCCTTGTTTGTGTAGTCATAGGCTCTACTATAAGTCCTGGTGCTGTCAGATGTTGTATAATGCTTAAACCCTACGTGGTATTGTCCATGTTCAAGGTCAATTTCCTCCAAAGAGGTTTGAGCCATGAATAGGTTGGCTTGGAAAAGGGTTAGGAGTAGTAAGAATGTTAATCTCATCTTCAATTAGTTGGCGTGTGCTCTAAAGATGCGATTATGCAATTATTGGTTGCAGCGAGCTAAGGATGGACTGATACCATCAAGGTCGCGTATCCATCAATATCTATTTCTTCTCTTCACGTAGAATCTTCTCCATTTTCCGACCTTTCGCCAGTTCATCGATCAGTTTTTCCATTTGTCTGCATTGTCTATACAACTCAAATTCATCGGCTATATTTTCAATGCGATAACCACAGACTACCCCTTTAATCATATGAGCATTGGCATGGATTTTTGCTTTTTGAAAAAATGTTCCGAATGTCACTTTCTCATCAATGAGTGCTTGTATAGTAGCTTGGTCAAAGCCGGTAAACCATTGAATCACCTGATCCAATTCTTCCTTGGTTCTACCGTTTTTTTCTATTCTGTTTAGGTAGTGCGGATAGATGGATGCGAATATCATATTGGCAACCTGTTCGTTCTTTTTGGCTGTAACTTCCATTTTTAACTAAGTGATTTTATGTG
Coding sequences:
- a CDS encoding nuclear transport factor 2 family protein, with product MKKVSGILLIAIITLSGNIYSQTNQKKMTNREVVEKFLNGFNETEKIHESLALLAEDYHFKNPMVALKSKVEFIALAQEIGKVLTGVEVLRVAETDDWVAAMYIFKSSIPGVESNVATEWFRLEGGIIQESHLIYDASEWRKIYASMEK
- a CDS encoding SRPBCC domain-containing protein, whose protein sequence is MSNNELESRTITMERTLSAPVSLVWEAWTQPDHIAKWWAPKGMEMKIIEHNFTVGGSWKFSMDMPNGNEFISDGAYTEIVPVEKIVTTANFRPMTEGVELHVLLKANGDKTHFTFKVVHPTEEYCKQQEQMGIYNGWGSVFNGLEEHLSTMIS
- a CDS encoding S41 family peptidase gives rise to the protein MMKKLLTIAFACLSSVLLAQNDVYFASTPALNPDGSEIIFSYDGDLWKVNAEGGTATRLTAMAGQESYPRVSPDGKWIAFSSAQFGNTDLYVMPYEGGEIERLTFHSSADQMEAWSWDSKTIYFRSGRYNSRAAYSIDRKGGTPQRIFDHYFNWPHNLAIHPDGDIYFNESWESSNQVARKRYKGAFNPDIKSYNLKNGSFKKHTSYEGKDMWATIDRSGNVYFVSDQSNGEYNLYGLENDQSVRLTNFNTSIKTPQVNANGGKVVFEKDYQLFVYDVSSKRSRKVSINVFQNSTLAQERDFKTKGNVSVFDISGDEKKMAFVSRGELFVSDISGKFIKQLRTNAKERVIEVKWLKDNKTLLFTQTVNGYTNLYTIDAADGSNEKQLTNDDQSNRNLEMNADKTHAVYLSGTQEVRLLDLANMESETIANQELWGLYNPLPRFSPDGQYIAFTAKNDFEEDIYIYHIATKSLTNYTKTGVTETSPFWGPDGKYLYFVSNRTEPSYPFGLQDGRVYRVPLARQDRPYKSTKLDAIFDEDKKEKDTVIVSIDFSQDLMRSLQRISPNFGSQSNPYVIKSGDKTHIIYSSNHDENQRSLWMTTISPFERNKTEKIAGSGRAGGNIIKVKKNYYINNAGKISKLNPGSKKLTAIETDFTFRRSMRNEFEQIYYETWAGVEENFYNETFHGQDWAKLKTQYAAFLPHLKSRSELRVLLNDLLGELNSSHMGFSSFGSEENTFYRTNSLNLGVLFSDNAPYTIERVVSEGPADYAEMNLQSGDQILAINGETIDPKVNREYYLSKPSIDDEVTLTIKRGKETLEVKVHPSSSGLMRVNLYDEWIADNQSKVDAATDEKVAYVHMKNMGGGSLQQFLIEMTSEAYNRDGLILDLRYNTGGNVHDEVLKFLSRTPYLQWKYREGKLTTQANFGAGAKPMVLLINEQSLSDAEMTAQGFKELGLGTIIGTETYRWIIFTSGAGLVDGSFYRLPSWGCYTLDGKNLEKVGVAPDIFVETDFSDRVNGRDPQLDRAIQEVMKQLGN
- a CDS encoding DUF1801 domain-containing protein — translated: MTALLRFTGNDIQDIDFNEWLDQKAPDLQDIVVKWFNAIRNAGDMAKVIFHDGHPTGCVEGAPFAYVNAYKAHVNLGFFYGAEFPNESGLLEGNGKRMRHIKLFPDRQYDDEKISSLIEIAYADIIERIMKE
- a CDS encoding ArsR/SmtB family transcription factor; this encodes MRRDVFQAIADPVRRDIIDLLSKDKLTANRVAEKFDVSRPAISKHLKILQECGLVQVEQKGRERYFQIKPSELVPAFMWIDQYRKLWEDRLDSFEEYVNELNTKRKKQ
- a CDS encoding mercuric reductase, producing MKHFDHLIIGTGQATGTLLGKLIPTKASIGVIEADKVGGSCVNYGCTPTKTLVASAKAYHQAKRGNFYGFNAENLTLDYSKVRERMNRIRNGGSNGLSSWMNNTPNVDLIIGRATFTGEKEVAVNGKTYTADKIYINVGTRPSAPPIKGLDQVNWLDSAGLLDLEEVPKHLIVIGGGYIGVEFAQVFRRFGAKVSIVQRSGHLMPKEDEDVADAVQDILEEEGIDVYCGANTVKVSQDGNKKEVIIELNDESKSLVGDQLLVAAGRLPNSDTLALENTGIKTNDRGYITVDQYCETDVKGVYALGDVNGHGGFTHTAVNDAEIVLDKLFGGDRTLDTRNVIYGLFTDPPLGRVGMTEKEAVATGRKILKATRPMDRISRAKEMGETKGFAKLLVDAETDLILGASILGVGGDEIINMFATIIHSQIPCRQYRKVVLVHPTVSELMPWILDGIQEVREAGE
- the greB gene encoding transcription elongation factor GreB, with amino-acid sequence MRTPMITPEGMEKLKDELDHLWRVERPETTRKVSWAASLGDRSENADYHYNKRRLREIDSRLLYLRRCIDNFKVIEYHPHQEGKVMFGAWVEIENNKGLKKRLRIVGYEELIGMKDYISIDSPIAQALLKKQEGDEVLVKTPAANFTWKIHKIEYEK
- a CDS encoding Crp/Fnr family transcriptional regulator; protein product: MDSFKSFLNQIHPVSEATLHQYVSLWNEHEVSKKQTITVPGQTEKYLYYVIEGIQKSYYMHEDKEHVIAFAYAPSFSGIPESFFTQTPSRYYLESLTESHFLRISFEQHSSFLENHREVETLFRKTVEFFLNGVIQRQHEIMALSMEDRFKEFVSRSPHLLQLIPQKDLASYLRIDPTNFSKLINRIHI
- a CDS encoding VOC family protein, which codes for MKRPSTNTILVLAISIFGFYLSNKQHSVNEKNQMDMNSYISLFEIPATDISRASNFYEKILDISVEQMEIPGMELGVFPYQEQVVNAVIIKGEGYTPSTNGVTIYLNAGNNLQTVLDKVEPNGGKIILPKTAHADESGFFALFLDSEGNRIGLNSPN